The sequence TTTTCATAGGTGTGAGGCAAAGATGGGAGAGATTTATGATAAACTGGAAGGGCTCCTAAGAAGCTTAGGTTTTAAAAAGAATGAACTTAGGATATACCGTCTTCTTCTTGAGAAAAACAGTTCTATGAGAGTTACAGAAATAAAAGAAGAGCTGGGAATAAGTGAAAGAAGTGTTAGGGAGCACGTGCTTAATCTCTATAGGCGTGGAGTTCTTAAAAGAGAGCTTATAGAGAGAGGTTGGCTTGGTTATGCTTACTCCGCAGTTTCTCCATCAGAACTCTTGGCAAAACTTAGGGAGAACGTTGTGAAGAAAATAAATGAAATTGAAAAGGAACTAAAAAGAGACAATGTCGAGTGATTTCAATATTTCAAGGGCCTTCTCAAGTTTTTCTCGGTCTATCTCTCCAAATTCTTCTTTCAACACATTGTAGGTTTCCTCTTTTGATAGCATTTCTCCAAGCATTAAGAGTTCGTGGAGGAGGATTCCTA comes from Thermococcus sp. EP1 and encodes:
- a CDS encoding transcriptional regulator; this translates as MGEIYDKLEGLLRSLGFKKNELRIYRLLLEKNSSMRVTEIKEELGISERSVREHVLNLYRRGVLKRELIERGWLGYAYSAVSPSELLAKLRENVVKKINEIEKELKRDNVE